The following proteins are co-located in the Stieleria sp. JC731 genome:
- a CDS encoding DUF1080 domain-containing protein, with the protein MSIFQALLPKAVFYKCHIFTLLAVSVIWQSPGLMADERDNEGWRELFNGRDLSGWKANVAPESFSVHDGAIKAHGKTAMSHLFFIGHQQPFEAFKDFEIELVARGKPNSNSGLFIHTGYDLRRKKYLAKGYEVQLNSTEKEKRKTGSLYAVADLDQSPVDETEWFTVRVRVEGKQIRVWLNDKLVNDYTEPESPIRAPDRAHRLIDPEGGAIALQAHDPQSVFYFRSIRIREL; encoded by the coding sequence ATGTCAATATTTCAGGCTCTGCTCCCGAAAGCTGTGTTTTACAAATGTCACATTTTCACCTTGCTTGCAGTTAGCGTGATCTGGCAATCACCTGGGCTGATGGCCGACGAACGTGACAATGAAGGATGGCGGGAACTTTTCAACGGACGCGACCTATCAGGTTGGAAAGCCAATGTGGCTCCCGAATCGTTCTCGGTTCATGACGGGGCGATCAAAGCGCATGGCAAAACCGCGATGTCACACTTGTTTTTTATCGGGCATCAGCAACCATTTGAGGCTTTCAAAGACTTTGAAATTGAATTGGTCGCCCGCGGCAAACCGAATTCGAATTCAGGGCTTTTCATCCACACCGGTTACGACTTGCGTCGCAAAAAGTACCTCGCCAAAGGTTACGAGGTGCAGCTCAATAGCACCGAAAAGGAAAAACGCAAAACCGGAAGTCTTTATGCTGTCGCTGATCTCGATCAATCTCCGGTCGATGAAACCGAATGGTTTACCGTTCGAGTCCGTGTCGAAGGGAAGCAGATTCGCGTCTGGTTAAATGACAAGCTCGTCAACGATTACACGGAACCTGAGTCACCGATCCGCGCGCCCGACAGAGCACACAGACTGATTGATCCCGAAGGTGGCGCTATCGCTTTGCAGGCACATGATCCCCAAAGCGTCTTTTACTTCCGATCGATTCGAATCCGTGAACTTTAG